Sequence from the Thalassoglobus sp. JC818 genome:
AGTAACCCATCTGTTCGGGAACTGCTTTAAAGTAAGCCGGACGAGGATGTTGCGTGATCGCGACCTTCTTCACCGATGTTGAAGGATCTTTCATCATAGGAACAAGGCTTTCGCCTTCGATGTCAACATCCGGAAGCCCACACAGCTCAGCGAGAGTCGGGCTGAGGTCAATCAGTTCGACTACAGAGCTCGTGCGATTGTCTTCAGGAAAACCCGGGGCGGAGATCAACAGCGGAACTCGAGCGTCCAACTCAAAGCACGACGTCTTACACCACAAGCTGTGTTGCCCCAAATGGAATCCGTGATCGGACCAGAAGACGACGATCGTCTTATCTCGCAGCCCAGTTTCTTCGAGTGTCTTCAACAGCTTGCCGACTTGATCATCAAGATAGCTGATGCTTGCGTAATAACCGTGCCAAAGTAAACGGCGTTCTTCGGCGGACATGTTCTGAGGATCAGGACCGTAGCCTTTGAGTTCTCGTGAATCGTGAAGCGCAATCTCGGGAACATTACTGGGTGGAGCGAAACGATCGGGGAGAGTGAGGCTGTCTCGCTGGTACCGATCCCAATATTTCTTCGGTGCAAGAAACGGAAGATGCGGACGCCAGAAACCGACAGCCAGAAAGAATGGCTCATCGGAAAACTCTCTCAGTTGTTGACAGGCTAGGTCAGCGATTTTTCCGTCGCGATAAGTTTCATCCGGAAGGTCTTCGCTTTCGTGAGCTCCCAGCTTTGATCCCGGTTTCTTCCCTTCGGGGATGATTGCGTAAGTGTCAGAATGTCGTCCTGCATTCAGCATCGAAGGGACCGACCAGGATGGTTCATCGTCAAGGTCTCCCATGTTGTGAAACATTTTCCCGATGCAGCGCGTGAAGTACCCATTGTTTTTGAATCGTTGTGGGATGGTCACAGCATCAGGCTGGGCGGTGCGGAAGTCCGTGCGAAGATCGTAGACGGAAATGGTGTCAGGTCGAAGTCCGGACATCAACGAGGCTCGCGAAGGATTGCACACTGCTTGCTGGCAATAAGCGTTCTCGAAGAGTGTTCCGCTCGAAGCGAGACGGTCGAGATGTGGCGATGAGACGTCCTGGTTTCCGTAACACCCGAGGCTGCAATTGAGATCATCCGCTGCGATGAAGAGCACATTCCATTGATCGGCTGACTCTGAAGTTCGAGAGGCTGCACAGAGCAGGACAGCCACGAACAGGCTCTTTAGAAGAATTCTCATGAGGCGCTTTCTGTCAAAGGTGTCAGACGTCAATGAAGCATCGTGCGCCTTATCATCACACAACTATTCCGACCATGCAAACTGACGCCATCGACTCAGCGTGATCGCTCGGTGAGATCTTTCGATCAACGGGCTGCAGAGAGATCGTTGAGTGGTAAGAGGAAGTCTCTGATTTCAAATTGAGACTTCGCGTTTCGGTTGATGTGAGAGCTTATCGATTTCCGGTTTTTCAGCGAACGTGCTGCTGGCTGAATTGATGTGACAGGCTGTGACACTCGATGATGTTCAGACTGACAGAACTGGTCAGAAACTCGGAGAGGCCCCTTTCTGTCAGTGGATGCAGGAATCATTTCAATACCGATCGGGTGAATCAGACATGCGCTCTATCTTGATAGTGATGTCAGTCGTGGCGATGCTTGCAGCGAGGCCAGTGGATCTTTTCGGAGATCTACCATCGGGCGCGAACTGGGAAACGGTCGGTGGTGACCGCGGTTGTCAGAGGTACTCGACTCTTTCGCAGATCAATCGCGAGAACGTTGACCAGCTTGAAGTGGCATGGGTCTACCACACGGGAGAACTTGATCGCGAGCGAAAGAAGACGATCGAATGCACTCCACTCATCATCGATGGAGTGATGTATCTCTCGACGGGTTACCTGAGAGTCGTTGCATTGAATGCAGAAACAGGCGAGCAACTTTGGGAGTTCGATCCATTCGAAAGTCATGCTCCTGCTGGCCCGCTTGCGTCGGGTGGAGTGAATCGAGGTTTGGCCTGGTGGAGTGACCAGAAGCCTGGTGGAGAGCGACGAATCCTACATGGCACGTCTGACGGAAGGTTATTCTCAATCGATTCCAAAACGGGAAAACTCGATCCCGGGTTTGGAGAGAACGGAATCAAAGATCTTCGAGAAGACTTTGAAGAGGACCTTTCTAAAATGGCCTACGGTCCGACTTCGGCACCGGCTGTTTGTGGAGACATCGTTTTTCTCGGTGTCTCGAATGGAGAAGGGCCGAGCATCGCTGCGCCGGGGGACATTCGAGCATTCGACGTTCGAACCGGTCGTCAGCTGTGGAGATTTCATACCGTTCCGCGTCCCGGAGAAAAAGGACACGAGACTTGGGAAGGGGATTCGTGGAAGTACCGAGGAGGGGCGAACGCCTGGGGCGGATTGAGCGTGGACACCGAGAGGAATCTCGTCTTCGCAGGCTTGGGCTCAGCTGCTTTCGACTTCTACGGAGGAGATCGCCACGGAGAAAACTTGTACGCGAACTCAACGATCGCGCTCGATGCTTTCAGTGGAGAACTGAAGTGGCACTTTCAAACGTTGCGTCACGATCTGTGGGATCATGATCTCCCCGTCTATCCAAATCTCGTCACAGTCACTCACGATGGAAAACAAATTCCGGCAGTCGCACAGGTAACGAAGACGGGATTTGTTTACCTCTTCAATCGGGAGTCCGGAGAACCGTTGTTTGAAATCGAAGATCGACCGGTTCCGCAGTCTGATGTTCCCGGTGAGCAGGCTTGGCCGACACAACCGATTCCGGTGAAGCCGCCGCCGTTTTCGGTTCAGCACTTTGATGAGTCCAACGTGACCGACATCGGCGAAGCGAATCGAGAATATGTGCTGAAGGAACTTAAGAAGATCAAAACCGGACCTGCTTTCAGTCCGCCGAGTTTACAGGGGACCGTTGTCATTCCCGGATTTCACGGAGGAGCGAACTGGTCGGGAGCCAGCTTCGATCCGGAAACGGGCGTTCTCTATGTCAACTCAAACAACGTTCCCAACGTGATGACGCTCGTCGAATCTCCACCGGGAGCGAAATACAAGTATGGTCATCGCGGCTACATTCAGATTCGCGACCAGGAAGGCTATCCCGCGATCAAGCCGCCTTGGGGGGTGTTGACGGCGATCGATCTGAATCAAGGCGAGTTCGTCTGGCAGGTTCCGCTCGGGGAATACGCAGAACTGACAGAAAGAGGCATCCCTCAAACTGGAACGGAAACCTTCGGCGGAACGATTGTCACAGATGGCGGTCTCGTCTTCATTGGGGGAACAAAGGACGAGAAGTTTCGAGCTTTCGACAAGTCGACAGGCAAAGTGCTCTGGGAACATCAACTCCCAGCTGGGGGGTATGCGACTCCATCAACTTACGAAGTCAATGGTCGACAATACGTCGTCATCGCAGCTGGCGGAGCAGGCAAACTGGGAACGAGGGCAGGGGATGCCTTTGTCGTCTTCGCGCTTCCCGAAGGAGGGAATTAATTCGGTAAGCACTCAGTAACCTTCACTCTCGTTCTCAAGACTTAGGCTGCAGCGCTGTCAGATCCGTCGGCTGAATCGGCGGAGTAGAACTTGAGAAGTGCTGAAGGACCGACTCTGCCTTCTTTCGTTCCGTCCCAGCAGTGCGATTCGACGCATTCCAGAACAGTTTCTGCGACACGCAAGGCTGCCAAGGCATCGCGGCCATTCACAATCGGACGATGACGATGGCGAACAGCGTCGATGAACGAAGTCAGTTCCGCCGTCAGCGCATCATCGTTTGAAGCTTGGACTTCTTGAGGCTCGATGAACGTTCCGAAGACCTGTGTTTTCAATTCGTCGATCGTTCGTTCGCCAGATTGGGCGAGGTCGAATGGGAACTGACCCGATTGCATCATCGGCGTTGGTGAGAACTTCTTGACGATGCGGGTTGTCAAATCTGCGGTGGCGCATCCGGTCTCGGACCAGCACTGAATGTTTCGTGATGGAGTCGGCGAAACGCGGTTGACCGTCAGGTCGGCGATACATCCATTCGGGAAGTAAAGCCGCGCCTGTACAGCATCTTCCCGACCTCCCACGAGTGAAGCTCCGAAGGCTTCGACGCGGGTTGGCATTTCCTGTGTCAGTGACAGGCAAAGTTCGATGTCGTGAATCATCAGGTCGTGCACGACTCCGATATCCATCGAGCGAAATGCGTATGGGCTGACGCGTTCTGTTCGAATGTATTTTGGTTCCCCGGTCCAGTCTGCGATTTCCTGGAAGGCGGGATTGAAGCGTTCGATGTGGCCCACTTGAAGAGGAATCGAGTGCTCATCAGCAAGGCGGACGAGTGCTTCTCCATCTTCAACATTGCCAGCCAGCGGCTTCTCCATGAGGACGGGAACATCCTTGGAGAGAAAATCTCCGCCGACCTGTTTGTGAAGAAAGGTTGGAACGACGACCGAAACTGCATCGACGGATTTAATGAGAGTGCGGTAGTCGTTGGTCCAATTGCAACCACACGATTCTGCGACAGACCGTCCTTGTTTCTCATTCGGGTCGGCAACGGCGATTAGCTCGACCCCTTCCATTTCGGAAAGGATTCGTGCGTGATGTCGACCGAGTGCGCCGACTCCAATCACGGCAAGTTTCAGTGTCCCATTCATGTCTTCGCTAACTTCGTGAGTGTTGTGTGTTTGTCAATCGAGAGCAACTTG
This genomic interval carries:
- a CDS encoding sulfatase; translated protein: MRILLKSLFVAVLLCAASRTSESADQWNVLFIAADDLNCSLGCYGNQDVSSPHLDRLASSGTLFENAYCQQAVCNPSRASLMSGLRPDTISVYDLRTDFRTAQPDAVTIPQRFKNNGYFTRCIGKMFHNMGDLDDEPSWSVPSMLNAGRHSDTYAIIPEGKKPGSKLGAHESEDLPDETYRDGKIADLACQQLREFSDEPFFLAVGFWRPHLPFLAPKKYWDRYQRDSLTLPDRFAPPSNVPEIALHDSRELKGYGPDPQNMSAEERRLLWHGYYASISYLDDQVGKLLKTLEETGLRDKTIVVFWSDHGFHLGQHSLWCKTSCFELDARVPLLISAPGFPEDNRTSSVVELIDLSPTLAELCGLPDVDIEGESLVPMMKDPSTSVKKVAITQHPRPAYFKAVPEQMGYSVTDGRFRYTEWRDWRTGNVTATELYDHEKDPNEMENLIGSNQYSEAVEQLRNELVQVAPNEPHE
- a CDS encoding pyrroloquinoline quinone-dependent dehydrogenase, yielding MRSILIVMSVVAMLAARPVDLFGDLPSGANWETVGGDRGCQRYSTLSQINRENVDQLEVAWVYHTGELDRERKKTIECTPLIIDGVMYLSTGYLRVVALNAETGEQLWEFDPFESHAPAGPLASGGVNRGLAWWSDQKPGGERRILHGTSDGRLFSIDSKTGKLDPGFGENGIKDLREDFEEDLSKMAYGPTSAPAVCGDIVFLGVSNGEGPSIAAPGDIRAFDVRTGRQLWRFHTVPRPGEKGHETWEGDSWKYRGGANAWGGLSVDTERNLVFAGLGSAAFDFYGGDRHGENLYANSTIALDAFSGELKWHFQTLRHDLWDHDLPVYPNLVTVTHDGKQIPAVAQVTKTGFVYLFNRESGEPLFEIEDRPVPQSDVPGEQAWPTQPIPVKPPPFSVQHFDESNVTDIGEANREYVLKELKKIKTGPAFSPPSLQGTVVIPGFHGGANWSGASFDPETGVLYVNSNNVPNVMTLVESPPGAKYKYGHRGYIQIRDQEGYPAIKPPWGVLTAIDLNQGEFVWQVPLGEYAELTERGIPQTGTETFGGTIVTDGGLVFIGGTKDEKFRAFDKSTGKVLWEHQLPAGGYATPSTYEVNGRQYVVIAAGGAGKLGTRAGDAFVVFALPEGGN
- a CDS encoding Gfo/Idh/MocA family oxidoreductase; translation: MNGTLKLAVIGVGALGRHHARILSEMEGVELIAVADPNEKQGRSVAESCGCNWTNDYRTLIKSVDAVSVVVPTFLHKQVGGDFLSKDVPVLMEKPLAGNVEDGEALVRLADEHSIPLQVGHIERFNPAFQEIADWTGEPKYIRTERVSPYAFRSMDIGVVHDLMIHDIELCLSLTQEMPTRVEAFGASLVGGREDAVQARLYFPNGCIADLTVNRVSPTPSRNIQCWSETGCATADLTTRIVKKFSPTPMMQSGQFPFDLAQSGERTIDELKTQVFGTFIEPQEVQASNDDALTAELTSFIDAVRHRHRPIVNGRDALAALRVAETVLECVESHCWDGTKEGRVGPSALLKFYSADSADGSDSAAA